One segment of Acidobacteriota bacterium DNA contains the following:
- a CDS encoding sodium:solute symporter family protein — protein MVRALIIIVYLAAVAVAGLWHVRASRRPDDYFVAGRRGAFWQVFGSLGATIVGASATLGVCGMAATSGFGASAWLWGGALGLIVAGWAARRLRQAETVYTVPEYLGIQFGPLVRRLSGLLIVTGWIGVIAAQLLAIGWIVGPVADCPAPLAMTVSAFLLGAYVTAGGQKSVLRTDLLQLGALTIGITMLGVAAWRSLAAGESAALLQMRWTDFIADLPSRGGDYLSLALVTCILFATGPDIFSRFLCARTAMTFRRAAVACGTLLIPFSLWISAIGVIGATVLPVTRGDALLPTLTVAVLPEWGQGLVLAGLLAAVISSADTCLLTASSILVMEVSPESAHPDRDAFRRRMRVAVPLVLLVALVAALIYPSIIGALLTGYQIYAAAVSPLLLLAVAGQGTRIGNRMAAGLSLAGALVGFGAVLTGFSWLLAVWFGCVGGGVLGAWVMDWQKKRAVPKERLHADD, from the coding sequence TTGGTCCGCGCGCTTATTATCATCGTATATCTGGCGGCTGTCGCTGTCGCCGGACTCTGGCACGTCCGCGCCTCCCGTCGGCCCGACGATTATTTCGTGGCCGGCCGGCGGGGTGCATTCTGGCAGGTCTTCGGCAGCCTGGGAGCGACAATTGTCGGCGCCTCGGCCACATTGGGAGTTTGCGGCATGGCGGCGACAAGCGGTTTTGGCGCGTCGGCGTGGCTGTGGGGCGGTGCGCTGGGTCTGATCGTCGCCGGTTGGGCCGCGCGACGGCTGCGACAAGCCGAGACGGTCTACACGGTGCCGGAGTATTTGGGCATCCAGTTCGGTCCGCTGGTCCGGCGTTTGTCCGGGCTGCTCATCGTCACGGGCTGGATCGGCGTGATCGCCGCTCAATTGCTGGCCATCGGTTGGATTGTCGGGCCGGTGGCGGATTGCCCCGCGCCACTGGCGATGACGGTCTCCGCCTTTCTCCTTGGTGCCTATGTGACGGCCGGCGGGCAAAAATCGGTCTTGCGGACGGATCTGCTTCAATTGGGGGCGCTGACCATCGGCATCACCATGCTGGGGGTGGCGGCTTGGCGGTCGCTGGCAGCGGGAGAGTCAGCTGCGCTGTTGCAGATGCGCTGGACGGATTTCATTGCCGATCTTCCCTCCCGGGGCGGCGATTACTTATCCCTGGCTTTGGTGACGTGCATCCTGTTTGCCACAGGACCGGACATCTTTTCCAGGTTTCTCTGCGCCCGGACCGCGATGACGTTCCGTCGCGCGGCGGTAGCCTGCGGTACGCTGCTGATTCCGTTCAGCCTCTGGATCTCCGCCATCGGTGTGATCGGCGCAACGGTCTTGCCCGTTACCAGAGGGGATGCCCTGCTGCCGACCCTGACCGTCGCCGTGTTGCCCGAATGGGGGCAAGGGTTGGTGCTCGCAGGCCTGCTGGCCGCCGTCATCTCCTCGGCGGATACCTGCCTGCTGACGGCATCCTCGATCCTGGTCATGGAGGTGTCGCCGGAGTCGGCCCACCCGGATCGGGACGCTTTTCGACGCCGGATGCGCGTCGCGGTTCCCCTGGTGTTGCTCGTTGCGCTGGTTGCCGCACTCATCTACCCATCGATCATCGGGGCACTCCTGACGGGATACCAGATTTATGCCGCGGCTGTCAGTCCGCTGCTTCTGCTGGCCGTGGCCGGTCAGGGGACGCGGATTGGCAACCGAATGGCTGCCGGGCTAAGTCTGGCGGGTGCCTTGGTGGGATTCGGAGCAGTCCTGACCGGATTCAGCTGGCTGCTGGCGGTCTGGTTCGGCTGTGTCGGAGGTGGGGTGCTCGGTGCTTGGGTTATGGATTGGCAAAAAAAAAGAGCCGTCCCGAAGGAACGGCTCCATGCAGATGATTAA
- a CDS encoding OsmC family protein has product MNITVAWDGGLAFTAAQDGHAIRLDAALEHGGRDSGPRPKGLLLTGLAGCTGMDVVSLLTKMRVSFTRFSVEVSGDLTTDHPKIFSRIHIRYILAGPNIARDKVEKAVNLSQEKYCGVAAMLQKACPITHEIIIQD; this is encoded by the coding sequence ATGAATATAACCGTGGCGTGGGACGGAGGTCTGGCGTTCACGGCCGCGCAGGACGGTCATGCCATCCGGCTGGATGCGGCCCTCGAACACGGCGGCCGCGACTCGGGGCCGCGGCCCAAAGGCTTGCTGCTGACCGGATTGGCGGGTTGCACCGGAATGGACGTGGTGAGTCTGCTGACCAAGATGCGGGTTTCATTCACCCGCTTCTCGGTGGAGGTGTCCGGCGACCTGACCACCGATCACCCGAAGATCTTTTCCCGGATCCATATCCGGTACATTCTGGCAGGCCCGAATATCGCGCGTGACAAAGTGGAGAAAGCCGTCAACCTGTCGCAGGAAAAATATTGTGGAGTTGCCGCGATGTTGCAAAAGGCCTGCCCCATCACCCACGAAATCATCATCCAGGACTGA
- a CDS encoding radical SAM protein, whose product MPHIPLKYAPQLIWHGTRNFFSGRPVVISFETTLSCNANCRHCDIEGHRPDEERMRPEGFRRFIDQFHPPVIQLSGGEPLLRDDLLDVVRAVKLNPFFPYTILVSNGALMTLERYRAFREAGVNQFSISLDFPDSRHDDFRLIPGLYDILDEVIPQLAAEGHGDVVLNTAITSANVGELEHIIQTADRWGVCLSFSIYTPLRTRNLEYVVSKAEDLDAVEQLFARCKRRQGVYRRVVNSHYNLDGIMRFMREGNIPNCSAGIRFMVVRPEGNLNPCSLQRINFDTQDRMAREFSAHNTCGGCYVSIRSYVEISFAQLLWENISMRVFNQNSQ is encoded by the coding sequence ATGCCCCATATTCCCCTGAAATACGCACCGCAGCTGATCTGGCACGGAACGCGGAACTTTTTTTCTGGCCGTCCGGTGGTCATATCCTTTGAGACCACCCTCTCCTGCAACGCCAACTGCCGGCATTGCGACATCGAGGGCCACCGCCCCGACGAAGAACGGATGAGACCGGAGGGCTTCCGGAGATTCATCGACCAGTTCCACCCGCCGGTGATCCAACTGTCCGGCGGTGAACCGCTCCTCCGGGACGACCTGCTCGATGTGGTTCGGGCCGTCAAGCTCAATCCCTTCTTCCCTTACACGATCCTGGTCTCCAACGGCGCGCTGATGACGTTGGAGCGCTACCGGGCGTTCCGCGAAGCGGGGGTGAACCAGTTCTCCATCTCACTGGACTTTCCCGATTCCCGACATGATGACTTCCGACTGATCCCCGGCTTGTACGACATCTTGGATGAGGTGATCCCGCAACTGGCCGCCGAAGGCCATGGCGATGTGGTGCTCAACACCGCCATCACCTCGGCGAATGTCGGCGAGCTTGAACACATCATCCAGACGGCCGACCGCTGGGGTGTCTGCCTGAGCTTCAGCATCTACACGCCGCTCCGCACCCGAAACCTCGAGTACGTCGTGAGCAAAGCCGAAGACCTCGACGCTGTGGAGCAACTGTTCGCGCGCTGCAAGCGGCGCCAGGGCGTCTATCGCCGGGTGGTAAACTCCCATTACAACCTGGATGGCATTATGCGATTCATGCGTGAGGGCAACATCCCCAACTGCAGCGCCGGCATCCGGTTTATGGTGGTTCGACCCGAGGGCAACCTGAATCCCTGTTCACTCCAGCGGATCAATTTCGATACCCAGGACCGCATGGCTCGAGAATTCTCCGCCCACAACACCTGCGGCGGCTGCTATGTGTCGATCCGGTCGTACGTCGAGATCTCGTTCGCCCAGTTACTGTGGGAGAACATTTCGATGCGGGTTTTCAACCAAAACTCCCAGTGA
- a CDS encoding D-tyrosyl-tRNA(Tyr) deacylase has protein sequence MRAVVQRVSRAAVRVDGLVTGSIGRGILLLLGIGHDDTLADAELILKKTLELRIFNDPMGKMNLSIQDVGGELLVVSQFTLHGDCRKGRRPSYSDAMEPAAAERLYNEFVRLARLGPVPVATGEFQADMDVELVNDGPVTLLLDSRKVF, from the coding sequence ATGCGGGCCGTGGTTCAACGGGTGTCGCGGGCGGCGGTGCGGGTGGACGGCCTGGTGACAGGGAGCATCGGCCGCGGCATTCTCCTCCTGTTGGGGATAGGGCATGACGACACCTTGGCCGATGCTGAATTAATTCTCAAGAAAACACTTGAGCTGAGAATCTTCAACGATCCTATGGGAAAGATGAATCTATCTATCCAAGACGTGGGGGGAGAGCTGTTGGTCGTCTCCCAATTTACCCTGCATGGGGATTGCCGGAAGGGCCGTCGCCCATCATATTCCGATGCCATGGAACCGGCGGCGGCCGAGCGGTTGTACAACGAGTTCGTCCGTCTGGCCCGCCTCGGCCCTGTTCCGGTGGCGACCGGCGAGTTCCAAGCCGATATGGACGTGGAACTGGTCAACGACGGCCCGGTCACCCTGCTGCTCGACAGCCGGAAGGTCTTCTAG
- the ispG gene encoding flavodoxin-dependent (E)-4-hydroxy-3-methylbut-2-enyl-diphosphate synthase, whose amino-acid sequence MQRRPSRPVRIGSIGVGGDASVSVQSMTNTDTRDVAATVAQIHRLEARGCDLVRCAVVDAQAAAALGEIVRQIHIPLVADIHFDHTLALAALAAGVHKIRINPGNIGSRDKARRVVEEAKARQVPIRIGVNAGSLERDILKQHGHPTATALVESAMRHVALLEELDFHDIVISLKASDVPTTVAAYRDMARRVPYPLHLGVTEAGTQAAGTVVSAIGIGALLLDGIGDTLRVSLTAPPEKEIDAGFEILKALGIRQRGPRFISCPSCGRTAVDLIAITEAVERELADVQAPITIAVMGCEVNGPGEAAEADIGLACGRTASLVVEKGRVVKKIPNDNLVAAFVAEVRRFLAEQPASNQEADRRA is encoded by the coding sequence ATCCAACGGCGGCCGTCACGTCCTGTTCGGATCGGCTCCATCGGCGTCGGCGGCGACGCTTCGGTTTCGGTGCAGTCGATGACCAACACCGACACGCGGGATGTGGCCGCCACGGTGGCCCAGATTCATCGTCTGGAGGCGCGCGGGTGCGACCTGGTCCGCTGCGCGGTAGTTGACGCCCAGGCGGCGGCGGCGCTCGGCGAGATCGTCCGCCAGATCCATATTCCCCTGGTGGCGGACATACACTTTGATCACACGCTGGCCCTCGCGGCGCTCGCCGCCGGCGTCCATAAAATCCGCATCAATCCTGGAAACATCGGCAGCCGCGACAAAGCACGGCGAGTAGTCGAAGAGGCCAAGGCCCGACAGGTGCCCATCCGGATCGGTGTCAATGCCGGCTCTCTGGAACGGGACATTCTGAAACAGCACGGCCATCCCACGGCGACGGCGCTGGTGGAAAGCGCCATGCGGCACGTGGCCCTGCTCGAGGAGTTGGATTTTCACGACATCGTGATCTCCCTGAAGGCGTCCGATGTGCCGACCACCGTTGCCGCCTACCGGGACATGGCCCGGCGCGTCCCGTACCCTCTGCACCTGGGTGTGACCGAGGCAGGCACCCAGGCGGCGGGGACGGTGGTTTCAGCCATCGGCATCGGCGCGTTGCTGCTCGACGGGATCGGCGACACCCTGCGGGTGTCGCTCACTGCACCGCCTGAAAAGGAAATCGACGCCGGTTTTGAAATTCTAAAGGCACTGGGCATCCGGCAGCGCGGTCCCCGCTTTATCTCGTGCCCCTCGTGCGGCCGGACCGCCGTCGACCTGATCGCCATCACCGAAGCGGTGGAACGGGAGCTGGCCGACGTGCAGGCGCCCATCACGATCGCCGTCATGGGCTGTGAGGTCAACGGGCCCGGTGAGGCGGCCGAAGCCGACATCGGGCTCGCCTGCGGCCGGACAGCCTCGCTTGTCGTGGAGAAGGGCCGAGTGGTGAAGAAAATACCTAACGACAACCTGGTGGCGGCGTTCGTGGCCGAGGTTCGGCGCTTCCTCGCCGAACAGCCGGCCTCCAACCAGGAAGCGGACCGGAGGGCGTGA
- the rseP gene encoding RIP metalloprotease RseP, with the protein MDYLINAVSFILILGLMIFMHELGHFIVARLLGIRVEVFSLGFGKRLCGFSRGGVDYRISLIPLGGYVKMAGEYFGEELSGDPNEFLARPRYQRIMVMLAGPAMNIILAVTLVAINYMVGIELPTFYHDDAVAGHIVDGSPAQAAGLAVGDRIIALGERPVRDWADFQLLAITFSKQTVPLRYQRDGQTRSTSIVLAETLQDPSEITGILPMIPTRIASVADGFPAQRIGLRPGDEILEATDGQYTARGYMDISRLIQRSVDREVSLSVKRGQDLVTLAGRPALSKDEPRRGVLGFTIVIDRLEERYGLLESLRRSLQDNYNFVVMTYRVLGKVVSGRLSMRQLSGPLGIAEASGEAVKTLKLTVVFSFIALISVNLAVVNLLPIPLLDGGMIFILLIEMILRRDLPLRLKERAVQIGFLMLAALMGVVIILDILKAVE; encoded by the coding sequence ATGGATTACTTGATCAACGCCGTCTCCTTCATCCTGATCCTGGGGCTCATGATTTTCATGCACGAGCTGGGTCACTTCATCGTGGCCCGACTGTTGGGCATCCGGGTCGAAGTGTTCTCGCTCGGTTTCGGCAAGCGGCTCTGTGGATTCAGCCGCGGCGGGGTGGATTACCGCATCAGCTTGATCCCCCTGGGCGGATACGTGAAGATGGCCGGCGAGTACTTCGGCGAGGAGTTGTCGGGCGATCCAAACGAATTCCTTGCCCGGCCACGTTACCAGCGGATCATGGTCATGCTGGCCGGTCCTGCGATGAACATCATCCTGGCGGTCACTTTGGTGGCCATCAATTACATGGTGGGCATCGAGTTGCCGACTTTCTATCACGACGACGCGGTGGCGGGTCATATTGTGGACGGGTCCCCCGCCCAGGCGGCCGGACTGGCCGTGGGCGACCGGATCATCGCGTTGGGCGAACGCCCGGTCAGGGATTGGGCCGATTTCCAGTTGCTGGCCATCACTTTTTCCAAGCAGACCGTGCCGCTGCGTTACCAGCGTGACGGACAGACTCGGAGCACCTCGATCGTCCTGGCCGAGACGCTTCAGGATCCGTCGGAAATCACAGGCATTCTGCCCATGATCCCCACCCGCATCGCCTCGGTGGCCGATGGATTTCCCGCTCAACGGATCGGCCTGCGGCCGGGTGACGAGATCCTCGAGGCCACCGACGGACAGTACACCGCCAGAGGGTACATGGACATTTCCCGCCTCATCCAGCGCAGTGTGGACCGCGAGGTGTCTCTGTCGGTGAAGCGCGGTCAGGATCTGGTCACGTTGGCCGGCCGGCCGGCGCTTTCCAAAGACGAGCCCCGTCGCGGGGTGTTGGGCTTCACCATCGTCATCGACCGCCTGGAGGAGCGTTACGGCCTGCTTGAATCGCTCCGCAGGTCGCTGCAGGACAACTATAATTTCGTGGTGATGACATACCGGGTCCTGGGCAAGGTGGTCAGCGGGCGGCTGTCCATGCGCCAGCTGTCCGGCCCTCTGGGCATCGCCGAAGCCTCCGGCGAGGCGGTGAAGACCTTGAAGCTCACGGTCGTCTTCAGTTTCATCGCACTGATCAGCGTCAACCTGGCGGTGGTCAACCTCCTGCCCATACCGCTCCTGGATGGCGGCATGATTTTCATCCTGCTGATCGAGATGATCCTGCGCCGCGACCTGCCCCTCCGTCTTAAGGAGCGGGCAGTCCAGATCGGATTTCTGATGCTGGCTGCGTTGATGGGCGTGGTGATCATCTTGGATATCCTGAAAGCGGTGGAATGA
- a CDS encoding 1-deoxy-D-xylulose-5-phosphate reductoisomerase, whose product MSHSDKKGIAILGSTGSIGRSTLDVLRAQPDRFFVTGLSAGRNTKSLADQILEFRPRRVSVQDESAGALLAAALRERTAAGVPLPEILTGTEGAVVVATAPDTALVVAAMVGVSGLMPTYRAIMAGKDIALANKETLVAAGELMITAARAQHVRLLPVDSEHNAIFQCLQGDQIRYAKRIWLTASGGPFFRTPVEDFAAITPDVALRHPTWRMGPKITIDSATMMNKGLEVIEAHWLFGLPPDAIRVVIHPQSTIHSLVEFVDGSILAQMGRTDMKLPIRYALNFPERTACGDAELDLLAASPLEFHEPEPDKFPCLALAYDALRAGGSLPAVLSGANEIAVEAFLHHQIAFTDIPKVIRHTMATLARSPLNDIDQVIEVDRQARAVARQMIRSHHSA is encoded by the coding sequence ATGTCACACTCGGATAAGAAAGGCATCGCCATCCTCGGATCCACCGGTTCCATCGGCCGGAGCACGCTGGACGTCTTGCGCGCCCAACCCGACCGGTTTTTTGTCACCGGTCTGTCCGCCGGACGCAATACGAAGAGCCTGGCCGACCAGATCTTGGAATTTCGGCCGCGGCGTGTTTCCGTTCAGGACGAGAGCGCCGGGGCGTTACTGGCCGCCGCTCTCAGGGAACGCACCGCGGCCGGTGTTCCGCTGCCCGAGATCCTGACGGGCACAGAAGGCGCCGTCGTCGTCGCAACCGCACCGGACACCGCACTGGTTGTTGCGGCCATGGTGGGCGTATCCGGCCTGATGCCGACCTACCGCGCCATCATGGCCGGCAAGGACATCGCCTTGGCCAACAAGGAAACCCTGGTGGCCGCCGGCGAACTCATGATCACCGCCGCCCGGGCGCAGCACGTCCGTTTGCTGCCCGTCGACAGCGAGCACAACGCGATCTTCCAGTGCCTGCAGGGCGACCAGATCCGCTACGCCAAACGAATCTGGCTGACAGCTTCCGGCGGCCCGTTTTTCCGGACACCAGTGGAGGATTTTGCGGCCATCACGCCGGATGTGGCGCTTCGGCATCCGACCTGGCGGATGGGGCCCAAGATCACCATTGACTCCGCCACCATGATGAACAAGGGCCTCGAGGTCATCGAGGCGCACTGGCTCTTCGGCCTGCCGCCTGACGCCATCCGGGTGGTGATCCACCCGCAGTCGACGATTCATTCGCTGGTGGAGTTCGTAGACGGCTCGATCCTGGCCCAGATGGGTCGGACCGACATGAAGCTGCCGATCCGCTACGCCCTGAATTTTCCCGAACGCACGGCCTGCGGCGATGCCGAACTCGATCTACTGGCCGCTTCACCGCTGGAATTCCATGAGCCGGAGCCGGACAAGTTCCCGTGCCTCGCGCTGGCTTATGACGCGCTGCGAGCGGGCGGCAGCCTGCCGGCGGTGCTCAGCGGCGCCAACGAGATCGCCGTCGAAGCGTTCCTGCACCATCAGATCGCGTTCACGGATATTCCCAAGGTCATCCGTCACACCATGGCGACGTTGGCCCGCTCGCCCCTGAACGACATCGACCAGGTCATCGAGGTGGACCGGCAGGCCCGGGCCGTCGCGCGGCAGATGATCCGGTCCCACCATTCCGCTTAG
- a CDS encoding phosphatidate cytidylyltransferase produces the protein MITRILSALVLIPLVIAAGFFAPPIVFSAAVTLICLIAFGEFLLLRNGRLDRSPGFWPTMAAAGFCGFAVVHPLFTDHRVAGVVTFFLIAGGLAVWSSKRNEEIVSRLVWPSAGFLYLFVLFSFVVDIRFRIDPACGAGMLMAFLLIQWVGDTFAYFIGTWLGRHPLAPRISPKKTIEGAIGGVLGSAGVGLAAWWWLPPSQSLWPLLLLGGAVGAWGQVGDLLESQFKRAAGVKDSSQIIPGHGGVLDRLDSLIFTAPPFYYAVQWCIASGYVTLG, from the coding sequence ATGATCACGCGCATCCTCTCCGCACTCGTCCTGATTCCCCTGGTCATCGCCGCCGGGTTCTTCGCGCCGCCCATCGTCTTCAGCGCGGCCGTCACGCTCATTTGCCTCATCGCCTTCGGCGAGTTCCTGCTGTTGCGGAACGGTCGATTGGATCGATCGCCCGGCTTCTGGCCAACGATGGCTGCGGCCGGTTTCTGCGGATTCGCCGTGGTCCATCCGTTGTTCACCGATCATCGCGTGGCCGGTGTCGTAACCTTTTTCTTGATCGCGGGCGGCCTGGCTGTTTGGTCCAGCAAGCGGAACGAGGAGATCGTCAGCCGGCTGGTGTGGCCGAGTGCCGGATTTCTGTACCTGTTCGTGCTTTTCTCTTTCGTCGTGGACATACGGTTCAGGATTGACCCCGCCTGCGGCGCCGGCATGCTCATGGCGTTCTTGCTGATTCAATGGGTGGGCGACACCTTTGCCTATTTCATTGGAACCTGGCTGGGCCGCCACCCGCTGGCACCGCGGATCAGCCCGAAAAAGACCATTGAGGGCGCCATCGGCGGAGTGCTCGGAAGCGCGGGGGTCGGTTTGGCTGCCTGGTGGTGGCTACCGCCGTCTCAGTCGCTCTGGCCGCTGCTGCTGCTGGGTGGTGCCGTCGGAGCGTGGGGCCAGGTGGGTGATCTGCTCGAATCCCAATTCAAACGCGCGGCGGGAGTCAAGGATTCTTCGCAGATCATTCCAGGGCACGGTGGCGTGCTGGACCGCCTGGATTCGTTGATTTTCACGGCGCCGCCCTTCTACTACGCCGTGCAATGGTGCATCGCATCCGGTTATGTCACACTCGGATAA
- a CDS encoding isoprenyl transferase translates to MLWKSFEGVMEPDSAEAQLLQRIDANSLPVHVAIIMDGNGRWANARNLPRIEGHKAGTDSVKQVIETAARLGIRYLTLYAFSVENWKRPKTEVQQLMRLLKHYLRTELGTLLKHDIRLRAIGRLDEMEGPVRHLLRETAARTANNRGLQLSLALNYGGRTELIDAVRAIARQVQAGTLSPEAIDVEHIARNLYTDELPDPDLLIRTSGEYRLSNFLLWQIAYTEFYITPTLWPDFRQRHFLEAVLDFQKRERRFGGLAGETSS, encoded by the coding sequence ATGCTTTGGAAATCATTCGAAGGCGTCATGGAACCGGATTCTGCCGAAGCGCAGCTGCTGCAGCGCATCGATGCGAACAGTTTGCCGGTCCATGTGGCGATCATCATGGACGGCAACGGCCGCTGGGCCAATGCTCGCAACCTGCCCCGCATCGAAGGCCACAAGGCCGGCACGGACTCCGTCAAGCAAGTCATCGAGACCGCCGCTCGACTGGGCATTCGTTATCTGACCCTCTACGCGTTTTCCGTAGAGAACTGGAAGCGCCCCAAAACGGAAGTGCAGCAGCTCATGCGCCTGCTCAAGCATTACCTGAGAACCGAATTGGGCACGCTCCTGAAACACGACATCCGCCTGCGGGCGATTGGGCGATTGGACGAGATGGAAGGCCCGGTTCGGCATCTGCTCCGTGAGACGGCGGCCCGGACGGCGAACAATCGCGGGCTGCAACTCAGCCTGGCCCTGAACTACGGCGGTCGAACCGAACTGATAGACGCGGTCCGCGCCATCGCCCGGCAGGTCCAAGCCGGCACCCTGTCTCCCGAGGCCATCGATGTCGAGCATATCGCTCGAAACCTCTACACCGATGAACTTCCGGATCCGGATCTGCTGATCCGGACCAGCGGTGAGTATCGGCTGAGCAACTTCCTCCTCTGGCAAATCGCCTACACCGAGTTTTACATTACCCCCACCCTCTGGCCGGATTTCCGCCAGCGCCATTTCCTGGAGGCGGTGCTGGACTTCCAAAAGCGCGAGCGCCGATTCGGCGGGCTTGCCGGCGAAACATCGTCCTAG
- a CDS encoding PDZ domain-containing protein: MIERGKLMVLILSAVVVVYVVVGGFLGRVVAKDETYQNISLFNDVLKKIQDEYVEKPQMKPLTENALKGLAGGVDSFSTYLNPDELSFVRASQEKKGGLGIVLSARAGYYRILQVLPGSPAEKAGLFPGDIIEEIDGQGVSEKSYPVTLAMLRGDAGQTVKLGVVRGREEELHELVVRLDVIQPPQPETRILEAGTGYIRLVDLHPAAADDFQRALNTLISSDVKQLVLDVRDCSGGCYEPALRIADMLLDEGVITRRRGNSVEETLITATKDDTLFRGPLVVLANGFTSGPAEVLAAAIQDNARGTLVGQKTNGTASEQKFIDLADGSALYITHIRYITPAGRPIMNTKANLAGVKPGIKSPPADFAVSLYIDYEMATGQEAYPLYRKYIDTVYAKQLEKALEVLKQGETAEPVAA, from the coding sequence ATGATCGAGCGTGGCAAATTGATGGTGCTGATACTCTCCGCCGTGGTGGTTGTCTATGTCGTGGTCGGCGGCTTCCTCGGCCGCGTGGTGGCCAAGGACGAAACGTACCAGAACATCTCCCTATTCAACGACGTCTTGAAGAAGATTCAAGACGAATATGTCGAGAAACCACAGATGAAACCGCTGACGGAGAATGCCTTGAAAGGCCTGGCCGGCGGCGTGGACTCATTCTCAACTTACCTCAATCCCGACGAGCTGAGCTTTGTACGCGCCAGCCAGGAAAAGAAAGGCGGACTGGGCATCGTGCTCTCCGCCCGAGCCGGTTACTATCGGATTCTCCAGGTGTTGCCCGGCTCACCCGCGGAAAAAGCCGGCCTGTTCCCCGGCGACATCATCGAAGAGATCGATGGCCAGGGAGTCAGCGAGAAGAGTTACCCCGTCACTCTGGCGATGCTTCGGGGCGACGCGGGCCAGACTGTCAAACTGGGCGTCGTCCGCGGCCGTGAGGAGGAACTTCACGAACTGGTCGTCCGGCTGGATGTGATCCAGCCGCCGCAGCCCGAAACGCGCATTTTGGAAGCCGGAACTGGCTACATCCGTCTGGTGGATTTGCATCCGGCGGCCGCGGATGATTTCCAGCGGGCGCTCAACACGCTGATCAGCAGCGATGTCAAGCAGTTGGTGTTGGATGTGCGCGATTGCTCCGGCGGCTGCTACGAACCCGCCCTGCGCATTGCCGACATGCTGCTGGACGAAGGCGTGATCACCCGGCGGCGCGGCAATTCGGTCGAGGAGACGTTGATCACCGCGACGAAAGACGACACCCTCTTCCGCGGACCCCTGGTGGTACTGGCCAACGGCTTTACCAGCGGACCGGCCGAGGTGCTGGCCGCCGCGATCCAGGACAACGCGCGCGGCACCCTCGTGGGACAGAAAACCAACGGCACCGCATCCGAACAAAAATTCATCGACCTGGCTGATGGCTCGGCGCTTTACATCACCCACATTCGGTATATCACGCCCGCCGGCCGACCCATCATGAACACGAAAGCCAACCTGGCGGGAGTCAAGCCCGGTATCAAATCGCCGCCCGCGGATTTCGCGGTGTCGCTCTACATCGACTACGAGATGGCCACGGGACAGGAAGCCTACCCACTCTACCGAAAGTACATCGACACCGTGTACGCCAAACAGCTGGAAAAAGCGCTCGAGGTCCTCAAGCAGGGAGAAACGGCCGAGCCGGTGGCGGCCTGA
- the ruvX gene encoding Holliday junction resolvase RuvX: MRYLALDVGDKTIGLAASDPTGCLARPVGTLKRTDADSDFAALRCTADDLEAETIVVGYPVRIDGQAGEASRRMDRFARRLRGRLDRPVLGVDERYSSLEAAEWLAGRTSRKQRFDEHALAAAMILRRFLEEGDAVVMARW; this comes from the coding sequence GTGAGATACCTGGCTCTAGATGTGGGTGACAAAACCATCGGGTTGGCGGCTTCCGATCCCACCGGGTGCCTGGCCCGCCCCGTCGGCACCCTGAAGCGAACGGATGCGGATTCGGATTTCGCCGCACTCCGGTGCACCGCCGACGATTTGGAGGCCGAAACCATCGTCGTCGGCTACCCCGTCCGGATAGACGGACAGGCCGGAGAAGCCAGCCGCCGGATGGACCGGTTCGCCCGGCGCCTCCGCGGCCGTCTGGACCGGCCGGTGCTGGGTGTCGACGAGCGCTATTCATCGCTCGAAGCTGCTGAATGGCTCGCCGGCCGGACATCCCGAAAACAGAGGTTCGACGAGCACGCTCTGGCTGCGGCGATGATTCTGCGACGATTCCTCGAGGAGGGGGATGCCGTTGTCATGGCGCGGTGGTAA